A window of Citrus sinensis cultivar Valencia sweet orange chromosome 7, DVS_A1.0, whole genome shotgun sequence contains these coding sequences:
- the LOC127898838 gene encoding uncharacterized protein LOC127898838 yields the protein MEQRLRNTYFGGVHRKINVKQFDAVFKELNFEEIDDMDALKIALFYFADRVLNARKNHCQINFDWLDQVDDIQYFRKRPWGLLSWEMIYESLDNALFEKDEKFKKTRLKNPDHNIEKYNLYGFTSGVQAWIYEAIGGLPSTWVVKTKSKIPRILQWKPMASSRINFAEVYSFFNDESRLTDVLQTLEPNSKESSRKYWLSVKDYLPSIPDWVHKIGIL from the exons atggagcaGAGGCTACGGAATACGTATTTTGGTGGTGTGCATCGTAAGATTAATGTGAAGCAATTTGATGCCGTATTTAAGGAGCTGAATTTCGAGGAAATAGACGATATGGACGCATTAAAGATTGCGCTGTTTTATTTTGCGGACAGAGtactaaatgcaagaaaaaatcactgtcaaattaatttcgatTGGCTTGACCAAGTTGATGATATTCAGTACTTCCGAAAGCGTCCATGGGGTCTATTGTCGTGGGAAATGATTTACGAGAGTCTTGACAATGCACTGTTCGAAAAAGAcgagaaatttaagaagaCTCGGTTGAAAAATCCAGatcataatattgaaaaatacaatctttaCGGATTTACGTCTGGGGTGCAG GCTTGGATTTATGAAGCAATCGGAGGGTTACCATCAACATGGGTCGTCAAAACGAAGAGTAAGATTCCCCGCATTCTGCAATGGAAGCCTATGGCGTCTTCGAGAATCAACTTTGCGGAGGTTTATTCGTTCTTCAACGACGAATCTCGTCTT ACGGACGTTTTACAAACTCTTGAGCCAAATTCAAAGGAGAGTAGCAGAAAATATTGGCTCTCTGTGAAGGATTACTTGCCAAGCATTCCAGACTGGGTTCATAAGATCGGTATACTGTaa